Genomic window (Tardiphaga sp. vice304):
GGCGGTTTCGGCCACCGGCTGGTCCGGGTGGATTTCGGAAGCGGGGGTCTCGGAAGCGGGGGTCTCGGACGTCACGGCTTCAACGGCCGGCGTCGCGGCAGCGGGCGCCTCGGCGATCGAAGTCTCGGACACAGGAACCTCGGCGACGGGTGCCTCGGCATCGATCGGCGCAGCGTGGCTCTCGTGATGGTGGTCGCCGAAGGCTTCGCCGGTTACAGCGGGCTCGCCGTGGGAATGGTCACCCTCGGCATGGTCATGGGCGTGGCTGTGCGGCTGACCGTCGTGGTCATGCTCGTGATGCTCGCCGGCATGGTGGCCTTCGTCATGGGCATGAACGTGTTCGCCGGCGGGCGCGTCGAAAGCGGGATCGCGCGGCTGCTCGGCCTGTGACGGATCCTGCGCGACGACGTCGCTCTGCACGCGCTCGCCGCCGCTGCGGCGGCGCGAGTTGCGATGACGCGGGCGCTTGCTGCCGCGGCTGGAACGGTTGTCGGTCTCTTCTTCGGCCTCGCGATGGGCGCGTTCGTCGGCCTCGATCAGCGCCAGACGGTCGGCGACCGGGATCTGGTAGTAATCGGGGTGGATTTCGCTGAAGGCGAGGAAGCCGTGGCGGTTGCCGCCATATTCGATGAAAGCGGCCTGCAGCGAGGGCTCTACGCGGGTGACTTTGGCAAGGTAGATGTTGCCGCGAAGCTGCTTGCGCTGCGCGGTCTCGAAATCAAATTCCTCGACGCGATTGCCGCGGATCACGACGACCCGGGTCTCTTCCGCGTGGGTGGCATCGATCAACATTTTGTTGGGCATTTGGGGGCTCATGGCGGCGGAGGGCGCGCGTGGCGGCAAGCGCGAAGGGCGCAGCCGGGTGACGCAACGGTCCACCTGATTCGGGGGTGAAAGGAAGGCCGAAACGCAACCCGGGGCGCCGTGCCGATCGCAGACCCAGTGCAGGGCGACGCGCGAAGCTGAGGCTTCGCATCGGCGCAGGTCCCGTATAGGTCTTCGTCGGCATCACAGTCTGGCGCATCAAGCGTCGGCCCGTCTAAATCTCGGCGGCAATGGCGCCGCCTTTATTGCTGGCGTCCGGCGAAAGAGGTCGCCGGCTCTCGCCTATCCCGCGCGTAAAAGCGGGATAATCGGTCGTGACGTGTCTCAAAGCCGCCCCTGAACAAGATGGCCGGGGAACGGACGCCGCTCGGGCTAGAACCGCCCCTCTGATCAGCCGCGCGCTGCGCGGGCTGGTGAAGGGAGATCGGAAAAACGCTGGTTCCGCCAGATATTTACCTGAGGAAACCGGCGCTGCACCGGGAGGCTGAAACGACACAATCGGGAGTTAAACCGTCAGCCCTTCGGTCATACGTCGATTGGCGGCCCCATGCAAGGGAAGCGTCACAGCGCTGCAACACTCCCGACTAATCGGCGCGACCCGGTTAAGCTTCGATTAACCCTGCGGTTCTATTGCGTTAAACGGGGCTGTAACGGAGGCACTGGATTCGTTGTCGGGCCGCGCAAACCAACTCATCGGGCTTTGGATGGCGCTTTCGGGCGTCGTGATCGGCTGCGGGTGGCCGGCGCCCGGCCGTGCCCAGGCTGAGTCGGCGCCCGCTGGGAATGTCAGCCCGTTTCCGGTCGCCTCCGACGTGCGGATCGCCGGCGACGACAAGCAGACCCGCTTTATCCTCGATCTTGACAAGAAGATCCCGCTGCGTGCCTTCGCGCTGGCCGATCCGTACCGGGTGGTGGTCGATATCCCCCAGGTCTCGTTCCAGCTCGAAGCTGGCGGCGGCACCGTCGCGCGCGGGCTGATCAAGGCGTTTCGCTACGGGCTGGTGATGCCCGGCGGTTCGCGGATCGTGTTTGACCTCTCCGGTCCGGCCAAAATCAAGAGCGCCTATGCGCTGGATCCGGCCAACGGCCAGCCGGCCCGGCTGGTGATCGACCTCGAGGCGGTCGATCGCGCCGCGTTCAGCCAGGCACTGGCCGTCGAGAGCAACGCCGAACTGCGGCCGGCGATCGAGGTCACCGGCTCGGCGCCTGCCGGCACCGCAGCTTCTGCCAACGATCCCCGCCCGGTGGTGGTGCTGGATCCTGGCCATGGCGGTATCGACAACGGCACCCAATCCGGCGGCGAGAGCGAAAAGGGCCTGGTGCTCAGCTTTGGCCTGGCGCTGCGCGACCGGCTGGAAAAGGCCGGCAAGTACCGCGTGGTGATGACCCGCAGCGACGATACCTTCATCGCGCTGAACGACCGCGTGAAGATGGCGCGTGGCCTGTCGGCGGCACTGTTTGTGTCGATTCACGCCGACGCCTTGCCGCGCGGCGAGGGCGAGGCGCATGGCGCCACGGTCTATACGCTGTCCGACAAGGCGTCGGACGCCGAGGCGCAGCGGCTGGCGGATTCGGAAAACAAGGCGGACGCCATCGGCGGCGTCAATCTCACCGAGGAGCCGACCGACGTCGCCGATATCCTGATCGAGCTGACGCAGCGCGAGACCCGGACCTTTTCCAACCGTTTTGCGCGGCTGGTCGCCGCCGAAATGAAGACCACGGCGCGGATGCACAAGCATCCGCTGAAATCGGCCGGCTTCCGGGTGCTGAAGGCGCCGGACGTGCCCTCGGTGCTGATCGAACTCGGCTACGTCTCCAACAAGGACGACCTGCAGCAACTGCTGTCGGAAAACTGGCGCTCCCGGACGGTGGGCGCGGTGGCGCAGGCGATCGACGGGTTTTTCACGAAGAAGCTTGTATCGGCAGTGCCGGAAACCCGGCCGGGAAACTGAAAAGACAGGGCTTTCGGCAATGAAAGCCCTAGTTTCGACACAGCGGCAGCTTTATAAAATTTTCACCACGGCCGCCAGAATCGGTCAGATCCCGCTTTGCCTGACCGGCCAATCGCCGGAACAGGATTGTTGCGCGGTAGTGGACGTCGCGTCATTTCAGGCTGCGGCACGTTGATGGAAACGGATCTTCGATAATGCGTCTGCTGGTGCGGTTTTTGGGTTTCCTGTTCGCCGCCGGAACCGTCCTGTTTCTGGTCGGCGTCGCCGCCGCGGCTGGCATGATCTGGCATTATTCCAAGGACCTGCCGGACTATTCGCAGCTGCAGGATTATGAGCCGCCGGTGATGACCCGCGTGCACGCCGCCGACGGCGCGTTGCTCGGGGAATATTCCAAGGAGCGTCGGCTGTACCTGCCGATCCAGGCGGTGCCGAAGCTGGTGATCAACGCCTTCCTGGCGGCCGAAGACAAGAACTTCTACGAGCATGGCGGCATCGATTACACCGGCATGGCGCGCGCCATGGTGCTCTACGCGCAGAATTTCGGCTCCAACAAGCGACCGCAGGGCGCCTCCACCATCACCCAGCAGGTCGCCAAGAACTTCCTGCTGACCAACGAAGTGTCGTTCACCCGCAAGATCCGCGAAGCGCTGCTGGCGATGCGGCTGGAGCGCGCTTATTCGAAGGACAAGATCCTCGAACTGTACCTCAACGAAATCTATCTGGGCCTGGGCGCCTACGGCATTGCCGCGGCCTCATTGGTGTATTTCGACAAGTCGGTGAACGAACTGACCGTGTCGGAAGCGGCCTATCTGGCGGCGCTGCCCAAGGCGCCGTCGTCGCTGCATCCGGTCAAGAACCGCGACCGCGCGCTGGAGCGCCGCAACTACGTGATCGACCGTCTGCTGGAAAACGGCTGGATCAAGCAGGCCGACGCCGAGAAGGCGCGCAAGGACGTGCTGAGCGTGACCAGCCGCACCAATGCCGCGCATATCTTCGCCGGCGAGTATTTTGCCGAGGAGGTCCGCCGCGACATCTTCGAGCGTTACGGCGAGAAGAAGCTGTATGAGGGCGGCCTGTCGGTGCGGACCACGCTGGATCCGAAGCTGCAGGTGATGGCGCGCAAGACGATGGTCAACGGCCTCGTCAATTTCGACGAGGCCCATGGCTGGCGCGGCGCGGCCAACAAGCTCGACATCTCCGGCGACTGGGGCGTCAAGCTGGCCGAGGTCAAGGCGCTCAACGACATCGCGCCCTGGAAGCTCGCGGTCGTGCTCGACGTCAGCGACCAGTCGGCGCGGATCGGCTTCCAGCCCGGTCGTGAACTTGGCGGCGCCGTGCTCAAGGACCGCCAGACCGGCATCCTGACGCTCGACGGCGTGCGCTGGGCCAAGCCCACCACGGGCCCGATCAAGGGCCGCACGCCGACCTCGGTCACGCAGGTCCTGCAGCCCGGCGACATCATCTATGTCGATCCGCTGCTCGCCAAGGACGGCAGCATGGTCGAAGGCCAGTTCCGGCTGCGACAATATCCGGAAGTGTCCGGCGCGATGGTGGCGATGGACCCCTTGACCGGACGCGTGCTGGCGATGGTCGGCGGCTTCTCGTTCGACCAGAGCCAGTTCAACCGCGCCACGCAGGCCTATCGGCAGCCCGGCTCGTCGTTCAAGCCGCTGGTCTATTCGGCGGCGATGGACAATGGCTACACGCCCTCGACCGTGGTGGTCGACGCGCCTCTGGAGATCGACCAGGGGCAGGGCGCCGGGGTCTGGCGCCCGGAGAACTATTCGACCGGCAAGTATTACGGCCCGACCACGCTGCGCAACGCGCTGATGCGCTCGCTCAACACCGTGACCGTGCGGCTGGCGCAGGACGTCGGCATGCCGCTGATCGGCGAATATGCCAAGCGGTTCGGCGTCTATGACGAATTGCCGAACTATCTGTCCTATGCGCTCGGCGCCGGCGAAACCACGGTGATGCGGATGGTCACGGCCTATTCGATGTTCGCCAATGGCGGCAAGCGGGTGAAGTCGACGCTGATCGACCGCATCCAGGACCGCTACGGGCATACCATCTTCAAGCACGACCAGCGCGAATGCCGCGGCTGCGAGGCGCCGGAGGGCTGGAAGAACCAGGCCGAACCGCAACTCGTCGATCGCCGCGAGCAGGTTCTCGACGCCATGACGGCGTACCAGATCACCTCGATGATGGAGGGCGTCGTGCAGGGCGGCACCGCCACCATCATGCGCGATGTCGGCAAGCCGATCGCGGGCAAGACCGGCACCACCAACGACGCCAAGGACGCCTGGTTCATCGGTTTCTCGCCGGACGTCGTGATCGGCCTCTATATCGGCTACGACAAGCCGCGCAGCCTGGGCGCCAAGGCGACCGGCGGCGGCCTCGCCGCCCCGATCGCGCGCGATTTCATGAAGCTGGCGCTGGCCGACAAGCCCGCGGTGCCGTTCCGCGTGCCGGCCGGCATCAAGCTGATCCGCGTCGACGCCAAGAGCGGCATGCGCGCCGGTCCGGAAAGCGGTCGCACCATCCTGGAGGCCTTCAAGCCGGGCACGGCGCCGCCGGACAATTATTCGGTGATCGGCGTCGCCGATGCCGACGGCCGCTCATTGCAGGTGTCGCCGGAAACCGACCGCAGCTTCATGCGGCCGGGTACCGGCGGGCTGTATTGATTGACGTCACGGACCACCGCGTGTTTCATTTAGCTCGTAGTGCGGGGAATGAAGCATGCCAAAGCCCGGTCAGGTTCAGACCCGCGACGAACTGACCGAACACGAGATTTGCTCTGCATCTTACGTTGGAAGTGGCGAGCACAAGGTAACACGCTGGTGGGGGGGATTGCCCCAAGCGTGGCTGGACGCTGGCGGAGTAGCAAGCCGTCCCGGCAGGCAGCAAACAACAATCTGCCGACTTGCAAGCGAAGCTGAACGGAAGCAGGCGACGGAATGGGTATAAGAGGCTCTTGCCAACGGATATTTCAGGTACGGTGACGGCGACAAGACATTTCCGAAGGATATTTGGTATCGGGATGCGACAGGACAGTTTTGGATCGGACGATGCATCAACAGCGTGTCCGGTGAGTATAAGGGCTGGCCTGTTGATGAGGTAGAAAAACGTGAAATATTCGATTGAATGGCTGTATCAGCAAAACAACGCCGTGCCCGAAGAGGCCGCGACTGTGGCTGATGTTCGCTTGTTCCTGAATCAAGTGAACGTTACCGAACACCTCAACGGTCGTGTACCACAAGATCATATTACAATCGCTATGTACGGCCTCGCTTATGGCCTGGCTCGCGATTGGTGGAAGATTTTTGGACTGCGAGAAGGCGACGTTTCCTTAATCAGTTATCGAAGCGGTTATGTCGTTCCCGATATCCGTTTACGTTTTGATGGCGCAGCGTTTGAAATTGCCGCTGAACAGAGGGTTTATGACAATCCCGGCGTCAGATTCTGGGCGGGGCCTGCCGAAGTAATCCCGCGTCAGGAGGCCGAGGCCCACCTTGGTCGGTTCATCGAGGAAATTCTGGATCGCCTTAAAAGTCTCGGTATGTCGGAGTCGGGAGCACATACCAGATGGGCACGCGTAAAGTCTTCTCTCAACAATCCCGCGGAGGCGTTGTTCTGCGAAGCTGCTGGATCGCTGGCGCTTGACCCCTACCAGAGATCGTGTCCCGCGTGGTGGTGTAGGTTTCTGATCTTATGCCGCTCGCGAAGCGCGCTTTCAAATGGCGCTGTAGCGAGCGAGCGGCATGTGTTGGTCACCGGCGGTTCGCCGGTAGGATCGGGTTGCAACACGCAATGCAACCGAGGAACCACCGATGACCAGCGAGATGATGAACCTTCGTGCGCTCGTGGAGAAGACCCCCGACGCGGATATTTTGCGCCAGATGATCGGCTTCGCCGCCGAGCGGCTGATGGAACTGGAGGTGGCCGCGTTGACCGGTGCCGGCCACGGCGAGAAGAGCGCGGAGCGGCTGGTGCAGCGCAACGGCTACCGCGAACGCGACTGGGAGACCCGGGCCGGCACGGTCGAGCTGCGGATCCCGAAGCTGCGCAAGGGCTCATATTTTCCGGGCTTTCTGGAGCCGCGCCGGATGGCCGAGAAGGCGCTTACTGCCGTGATTCAAGAGGCCTACA
Coding sequences:
- a CDS encoding N-acetylmuramoyl-L-alanine amidase translates to MSGRANQLIGLWMALSGVVIGCGWPAPGRAQAESAPAGNVSPFPVASDVRIAGDDKQTRFILDLDKKIPLRAFALADPYRVVVDIPQVSFQLEAGGGTVARGLIKAFRYGLVMPGGSRIVFDLSGPAKIKSAYALDPANGQPARLVIDLEAVDRAAFSQALAVESNAELRPAIEVTGSAPAGTAASANDPRPVVVLDPGHGGIDNGTQSGGESEKGLVLSFGLALRDRLEKAGKYRVVMTRSDDTFIALNDRVKMARGLSAALFVSIHADALPRGEGEAHGATVYTLSDKASDAEAQRLADSENKADAIGGVNLTEEPTDVADILIELTQRETRTFSNRFARLVAAEMKTTARMHKHPLKSAGFRVLKAPDVPSVLIELGYVSNKDDLQQLLSENWRSRTVGAVAQAIDGFFTKKLVSAVPETRPGN
- a CDS encoding penicillin-binding protein 1A, with translation MRLLVRFLGFLFAAGTVLFLVGVAAAAGMIWHYSKDLPDYSQLQDYEPPVMTRVHAADGALLGEYSKERRLYLPIQAVPKLVINAFLAAEDKNFYEHGGIDYTGMARAMVLYAQNFGSNKRPQGASTITQQVAKNFLLTNEVSFTRKIREALLAMRLERAYSKDKILELYLNEIYLGLGAYGIAAASLVYFDKSVNELTVSEAAYLAALPKAPSSLHPVKNRDRALERRNYVIDRLLENGWIKQADAEKARKDVLSVTSRTNAAHIFAGEYFAEEVRRDIFERYGEKKLYEGGLSVRTTLDPKLQVMARKTMVNGLVNFDEAHGWRGAANKLDISGDWGVKLAEVKALNDIAPWKLAVVLDVSDQSARIGFQPGRELGGAVLKDRQTGILTLDGVRWAKPTTGPIKGRTPTSVTQVLQPGDIIYVDPLLAKDGSMVEGQFRLRQYPEVSGAMVAMDPLTGRVLAMVGGFSFDQSQFNRATQAYRQPGSSFKPLVYSAAMDNGYTPSTVVVDAPLEIDQGQGAGVWRPENYSTGKYYGPTTLRNALMRSLNTVTVRLAQDVGMPLIGEYAKRFGVYDELPNYLSYALGAGETTVMRMVTAYSMFANGGKRVKSTLIDRIQDRYGHTIFKHDQRECRGCEAPEGWKNQAEPQLVDRREQVLDAMTAYQITSMMEGVVQGGTATIMRDVGKPIAGKTGTTNDAKDAWFIGFSPDVVIGLYIGYDKPRSLGAKATGGGLAAPIARDFMKLALADKPAVPFRVPAGIKLIRVDAKSGMRAGPESGRTILEAFKPGTAPPDNYSVIGVADADGRSLQVSPETDRSFMRPGTGGLY